A genomic window from Candidatus Palauibacter australiensis includes:
- a CDS encoding Re/Si-specific NAD(P)(+) transhydrogenase subunit alpha codes for MSVRICVPRETAAGESRVALTPDGAKRLRSDDISIAIEAGAGLAAGFPDTDYEQVGVEIVADAGQLLGEADIVFRVAPPSEAEADGLREGTVLACLLRPHENAALIERLAGGGVTALALELVPRITRAQSMDALSSQSNLAGYKAVLLGANSLGRIFPLLMTAAGTLSPARVLVLGAGVAGLQALATARRLGADTWGYDIRAAVREEVESLGAKFVDLQEGAEGAEGAAEDAETEGGYAKELEEAEQARQRELLAQHVARADVVITTALVPGRPAPVLITEETVDRMKTGSVIVDLAGEAGGNCALSSPGETVVERGVTIHAPLNVPGSLPYHASQLLGRNLSALVKPMIGEEGVAVDLEDDVIGPCCVTHAGEVRFGA; via the coding sequence TTGAGCGTTCGAATCTGTGTCCCGCGGGAGACCGCCGCCGGGGAGTCGCGGGTCGCCCTCACGCCGGACGGGGCGAAGCGCCTGCGCTCGGATGACATTTCGATCGCCATCGAGGCGGGGGCGGGGCTGGCGGCCGGATTCCCCGACACAGACTACGAGCAGGTGGGCGTGGAGATCGTCGCCGACGCCGGCCAGCTCCTGGGCGAAGCCGACATCGTGTTCAGGGTCGCCCCGCCTTCCGAGGCGGAGGCGGACGGACTCCGGGAGGGTACGGTCCTCGCCTGCCTCCTCCGCCCGCACGAGAACGCGGCGCTGATCGAGCGGCTGGCCGGGGGCGGGGTCACGGCGCTGGCGCTGGAACTCGTGCCGCGGATCACGCGCGCGCAGTCGATGGACGCCCTCTCCTCGCAGAGCAACCTGGCGGGCTACAAGGCCGTCCTTCTCGGCGCGAACTCGCTGGGACGGATCTTTCCCCTCCTCATGACGGCGGCGGGGACGCTCTCACCGGCGCGCGTGCTCGTGCTCGGGGCGGGGGTCGCGGGCTTGCAGGCGCTCGCGACGGCGCGCCGGCTCGGCGCGGACACCTGGGGCTACGACATCCGCGCCGCCGTGCGCGAGGAGGTCGAGAGCCTCGGCGCGAAGTTCGTGGACCTGCAGGAGGGTGCCGAGGGCGCCGAGGGCGCGGCGGAGGACGCGGAGACGGAGGGCGGTTACGCGAAGGAACTCGAAGAGGCGGAGCAGGCGCGGCAGCGGGAGCTGCTAGCGCAGCACGTGGCGCGCGCGGACGTCGTCATCACGACGGCGCTCGTGCCGGGCCGACCCGCCCCGGTGCTGATCACCGAGGAGACGGTGGACCGGATGAAGACGGGCTCGGTGATCGTCGATCTGGCCGGCGAGGCGGGGGGCAACTGTGCCCTTTCGTCGCCCGGAGAGACGGTCGTTGAGCGCGGCGTGACGATCCACGCCCCGCTCAACGTGCCCGGCTCGCTTCCCTACCACGCCAGCCAGTTGCTCGGACGCAACCTCTCCGCGCTCGTGAAGCCGATGATCGGGGAGGAGGGCGTGGCGGTGGACCTGGAGGACGACGTGATCGGGCCCTGCTGCGTGACGCACGCGGGCGAGGTCCGGTTCGGCGCGTGA
- a CDS encoding NAD(P)(+) transhydrogenase (Re/Si-specific) subunit beta, with amino-acid sequence MSGFSTIIPLAYLASAVLFILGIKRLSHPETAAGGNRLAAVGMLLAVIATLLESGLEYTWIIAGVAIGGLIGGVMARTVKMTAMPEMVAVFNGFGGAASGLVAVGEYLRVAGGAGTEALAIDSGVSIMAGTLIGAVTFSGSMIAFGKLQGFVTGNAISNPLVKFSAGLLLGFAVVLAVYLVGFESSLVFYGCLIAAALILGVLFVIPIGGADMPVVVALLNSYSGLAAASAGFVLENNALIISGALVGASGLILTGIMCRAMNRSLANVLFSAFGTGAATAGRAADGDRVATPIEAEDSAMVLGYASQVIFVPGYGLAVAQAQHRVRELADLLTERGVSVRYCVHPVAGRMPGHMNVLLAEANVPYEQLCEPEDVNPDMENIDVAVVVGANDVVNPLARDDPSSPIGGMPIIETDRAKTCIVIKRSLSVGYAGIDNPLFYLRNNRMFFGDASDALARITEEVKQL; translated from the coding sequence ATGTCCGGATTCTCCACGATCATCCCGCTCGCCTACCTGGCGTCCGCCGTTCTCTTCATCCTCGGGATCAAGCGGCTCAGCCATCCGGAAACGGCGGCGGGCGGCAACCGGCTCGCCGCCGTCGGCATGCTGCTCGCGGTGATCGCGACGCTGCTCGAGAGCGGCCTGGAGTACACGTGGATCATCGCCGGCGTCGCCATCGGGGGGCTGATCGGTGGCGTCATGGCCCGGACCGTGAAGATGACGGCCATGCCGGAGATGGTCGCGGTCTTCAACGGCTTCGGCGGGGCCGCGTCCGGCCTCGTCGCGGTCGGGGAATACCTGCGGGTCGCGGGCGGCGCGGGCACGGAGGCGCTCGCCATCGACTCCGGGGTGTCGATCATGGCCGGGACGCTGATCGGCGCCGTCACCTTCTCGGGCAGCATGATCGCGTTCGGGAAGCTGCAGGGGTTCGTGACCGGCAACGCGATCTCGAACCCGCTCGTGAAGTTCTCCGCCGGCCTCCTGCTGGGCTTCGCCGTGGTCCTGGCGGTCTACCTGGTCGGCTTCGAGTCGAGCCTCGTCTTCTACGGGTGTCTGATCGCGGCCGCGCTCATCCTCGGCGTCCTGTTCGTGATTCCGATCGGGGGCGCGGACATGCCCGTCGTGGTGGCGCTGCTCAACTCCTATTCCGGGCTCGCGGCGGCTTCGGCCGGGTTCGTGCTCGAGAACAACGCGCTCATCATCTCGGGCGCGCTCGTGGGCGCCTCGGGGCTCATCCTCACCGGCATCATGTGCCGCGCGATGAACCGCTCGCTGGCGAACGTCCTGTTCAGCGCCTTCGGGACCGGCGCGGCGACGGCGGGGCGCGCGGCGGACGGCGACCGGGTGGCGACGCCGATCGAGGCCGAGGACTCCGCCATGGTCCTGGGCTACGCCTCGCAGGTCATCTTCGTGCCCGGCTACGGCCTCGCGGTGGCGCAGGCGCAGCACCGGGTGCGCGAACTCGCCGACCTGCTGACCGAGCGCGGCGTCTCGGTGCGCTACTGCGTACACCCGGTGGCGGGGCGGATGCCCGGCCACATGAACGTCCTCCTCGCCGAGGCGAACGTGCCGTACGAGCAGCTCTGCGAGCCCGAGGACGTGAACCCGGACATGGAGAACATCGATGTCGCCGTGGTCGTGGGCGCGAACGACGTGGTGAACCCGCTCGCGCGCGACGACCCCTCGAGCCCGATCGGGGGCATGCCAATCATCGAGACGGACCGCGCGAAGACGTGCATCGTCATCAAGCGCTCGCTCTCGGTGGGCTACGCCGGCATCGACAACCCGCTCTTCTACCTGCGGAACAACCGCATGTTCTTCGGAGACGCCTCCGACGCCCTCGCCCGCATCACGGAGGAAGTGAAGCAGCTCTGA
- a CDS encoding NAD(P) transhydrogenase subunit alpha, translated as MEGTLLIGLYVFVLAMFVGFELITKVPPTLHTPLMSGSNAISGISIVGALLVIGRAGDAHLMRWIGLAALILATINVVGGFLVTDRMLQMFKSKDAS; from the coding sequence ATGGAAGGAACGCTCCTGATCGGACTGTATGTGTTCGTGCTCGCGATGTTCGTGGGCTTCGAACTCATCACGAAGGTGCCGCCCACGCTGCACACGCCGCTCATGTCGGGGTCGAACGCGATCTCCGGGATCTCGATCGTGGGCGCGCTGCTCGTGATCGGACGCGCCGGAGACGCGCATCTCATGCGGTGGATCGGGCTGGCGGCGCTGATCCTCGCCACGATCAACGTCGTCGGCGGCTTTCTCGTCACCGACCGCATGCTCCAGATGTTCAAGAGCAAGGACGCGAGCTGA